The genomic window TAGCCGCCCGAGAGCGCGAGGAAGGTGGGCGTGCCGCCGCTCGCGTTGGTGAGGTTGATTCGGTCGACCAGCTTCTTGTGATGACTCGCCGTGACGACCTGCGGGTAGACGTCGTTCGAGCCCGGGTACGGTCCGCTGCCGTTGGTCGTGTCGTTCTGGTCTTCGTAGACGATCATGCCGACGACGACGTTCGGGTCGTTCTTCGCGAGAATGTCGTCGAAGACGGCGTTCAAGGCCTGGACGGCGGCGGTCCACTTGTTGTCGCTATCCATGCTGCCAGAGCCGTCGAGGACGAACTCGAGCACGACCGGATCGGTCGACGTGGCCGCGCTGGCCGTCGCGCACGCCGCCTCAAAGATGTTGAAGGCGTCCTTCTTCGTCGTGTTTCCGGCGTCTTCGAAGATGCCGGGATCGCCCGCCTCGGCGGTCGCATCCGGCTGACCGTTGCCGTTGCCGGGCCCGGTACGGTTCGCCGAACTACACGCCGGCACCACGGCGGCTCCTGCTGCGAGCAAGGCGGTGGCAGACACAAGCGAAGCAATCTTCTTCATCCGTTCGGTCTCCTGATGGCGCGGCGAGGGCGTAGCCACCTCGGCCCCTCCCTTTCGGGAAGCGGCAAGGCGTTACACGCACCCCACGCCGCTGCAAGCGGCTCGCACGGTCTATGCTGCCGCCAGTGGGACGTCAACCTACCCCAGCCCGCCGGAGACGGGTCGGAGACCGAGGGGGGCCCTCCCGTTTTGGTCTTTTCCGACGCTTGCAGCCCAACCGTTGAAATTCCCCACCAGGGTCGCGGGTTTGAGGTGGGCGCCCCCGTTGACCACGCCGCACCGCGGAAAGGCAGGAGGAAAAGAAGCTCGCGACTTCCCGCCGGGCCGTCCCGAGACTAGGTTCGTCCCCCCGCCCTCTCTATGGGGCAAAACGCCGTGCCCTCGCGACGCGGCGCTTCGCTGTTCTCTCACGCAAAGCTCACGCAAAGTCGAACATGCTCACCTGGGCTCTCAAGAAACTCTTCGGCACCTCGCACGAGCGAGAGATCAAAAAGCTCCGTCCCCGCGTCGAGGCCATCAACGGCTTCGAGCCGGTGATCTCCAAACTGTCGGACGCCGAGCTCAAGGCCAAGACCGCCGAGTTCAAGCAGAAGCTCGAGAACGGCGCGACCCTCGACGACATCCTCCACGAAGCCTTCGCCGTCGCCCGCGAGGCCGGCAAGCGCTCGCTCCGGATGCGGCACTTCGATGTGCAGCTCATCGGAGGCATGGTCCTTCACTCGGGTTGCATCGCCGAGATGCGGACCGGTGAGGGCAAGACCCTCGTGGCCACGCTCGCCTGTTACCTGAACGCGCTCGAAGGCCGCGGCGTCCACGTCGTCACCGTGAACGATTACCTCGCGCGCCGCGACGCCGAGTGGATGGGACGCCTCTACGGCTTCCTCGGCCTTTCGACCGGCGTTGTCGTGAACTCGCAATCCGACGGCGAGAAGCGCCGCGCCTACAAGAGCGACATCACCTACGGCCAGAACAACGAGTTCGGCTTCGACTACCTGCGCGACAACATGAAGTTCAGCGCGCTCGACTACGCGCAGCGCGAGCTCAACTTCGCCATCGTCGACGAGGTCGACTCGATCCTCATCGACGAAGCCCGCACGCCGCTCATCATCAGCGGCCAACAAGAAGCGTCGAGCCACAAGTACCAGACCATCAACGAGGTCATTCCGCGCCTTCGCAAAGACGAGCACTACACCGTCGACGAGAAGGGCCACTCGGTGGCTCTTACGGAGGAAGGCATCGAGAGCGCCCAGAAGCTCATGGGCGTCACGAACCTCTACGATCCGCAGAACCTCGAATCGCTGCACATCCTAAACCAGTGCCTCAGGTCCCACTCGCTCTACAAGCGCGACGTGAACTACCTCGTCACCGATGACGGCAAGGTCCTCATCATCGACGAGTTCACGGGCCGCGTCTTGCCGGGCCGCCGCTGGTCCGATGGCCTCCACCAGGCCGTCGAAGCCAAGGAGAACGTGCGCATCCAAGAAGAGACGCGCACGATGGCGACGATCACCTTCCAAAACCTCTTCCGGCTCTACCGGAAGCTAGGCGGCATGACAGGAACGGCCGACACGGAAGCGTCGGAGTTTCACTCGACCTACAAGCTGTCGGTCATCTCGGTGCCGACCAACAAGGGCATCGGCCGCGTCGATCACGAAGACGTCGTTTACAAGACCGAGAAAGAGAAGTTCGCGGCGCTCACGCGCGAGATCTTGGAGTTCCACGAGCGCGGCCAGCCGATCCTCGTGGGCACGACGAGCGTCGAGAAGAGCACCGCCATCGCGAAGATCCTCACGAAGCAGGGGATCCCGCACGCGGTCTTGAACGCGAAGCAACACGAGAAGGAGGCCTACGTCGTCGCGCAAGCGGGACGCAAGGGCGCCATCACCGTGTCGACCAACATGGCCGGCCGCGGCACCGACATCATCCTCGGCGGCAACGCCGAGATGCTCGCCAAGCTCGAGTTCAAAGAGCAAGGGCGAGACCAGGATCTCGATCCCGAGGGCTACCTCAAGACCGTCGAGAAGTACGAGGAGCGCGGCCGCGCTGAGGGCGAAGAGGTCAAGGCCGCCGGAGGCCTCCACATCATCGGCACCGAACGCCACGAGTCACGCCGCATCGACAACCAGCTCCGCGGCCGCGCCGGCCGCCAAGGAGATCCCGGCTCGAGCCGCTTCTACCTGTCGCTCGAAGACGATCTCATGCGCATCTTCGCCGGCGACAAGGTGAAGTCGCTCATGGAGCGCATGGGCATGCCCGACGACGAGCCCATCGTTCACCCTTGGGTAACCAAGTCCATCGGTGACGCGCAGTCGAAGGTCGAAGCGCGCAACTTCGACATCCGCAAGCACCTGCTCGAATACGACGACGTCATGAACGAGCAGCGCAAGACCGTCTACCGGCTGCGCCAACAGCTGCTCGTCGGACGCTACTTGCCCGAGGTCGTCGACGACGAAGGCAAGCCGACGGGCGAGCTGCGCAAGATCGCCGCGAACGACGAGATCCGCGAGTCGATCAAAACGTCGGTGCGGGACATGGTTCTCTTCTTCGCCGAAACGGCCGACGGGGCTCCGCGCCCCGAGACCGTGGAGCAGGTGAAGTCGCTCCGCGACTTGGACGAGCTCGTCCAGCACGTCTACCAATTCTGGGGCTACAAGTTCGACCCGAAAGACGGCGACCGCGCCGCGCCGCAGAAGCTCTACGAGCGGCTCCACACGGAGCTGGCGCAGAGCCTCACGGAACAACGCGAACGACTCCTCGACCTCATCGACGCCGTGCTGAGCGCGATGGTGGAAGAGAGCTGCCCACGGAACGTGCCGCCGGAAGACTGGAAGTGGGCCGAGATGCGCGACTCCTTCGCCGAATATTTCGGCGAGAAGGCGCCCGAGGAGATCGAGCAACTGGCCGACCCGGCCGACGTGGCCCACGCGCTCTACAAGGCCGCGCATGCCGTCCTCGAAGGCAAAGAGAAAGACAAGGACAAGGGCATGGGCCTCGAGCTCTTGCTCCGCGTCTTCCGCATGATCTACCTGAACGAGATCGATCGTTCGTGGGTCGAGCACCTCACGAGCATGGAGCACTTGCGCGACGGCATTGGCCTGCGCGGCTACGGGCAACGCGATCCGAAGCAGGAGTACAAGAAGGAGGGCTACGACCTCTTCGTGAACATGATGCTCGCCTCGTCGAGCAGCGTCATCACGCAGGTGTTCAAGGCTCAGGTGCAGCGCGAGACCGAGGTCGACGAGCTCGAACGCCTCGAGCTCGAGCGGCATCGCGCCGCGCTCGAATCGGTGCAGATGCGCCATGGCAGCATCGTTGACGGCTCTCCCGCCGACGGCGACGACGGCTCGGTGCCGCCGCCGGCGATGCGCAGCCGTCCGCCGCAGGCGCGCGTCTCGCAGAAGCCGGCGCCGAAGGTCGGACGGAACGACCCCTGCCCTTGCGGCAGCGGCCAGAAGTTCCGTCAGTGCCACGGCGCCGCTCTTGAGCCTGAAGGCGGCGCCGACGACGCCACTCCTTGAGCCTTCCCTAGACGCTTCCCTCGAAGGACGGAGTGCGACGCCAAGTCGCTGAAACAACTCGCATGAGTGCCAACCGGTGGGTGAGCCGGTTGGAGCGCAACTGAGCCCTGGCCGGTTCGTTCGTGCCTGCTACATTCACCTACAACATGCGCACCGCGTCGCTTTTGCTGGGACTCCTTCTCGTCGGCTGCAGCGGCGGCCCCTCAGACGAGGGTCCCGCCGAAAGTAGCGATGAGGCGAACCTCGAGACTCGCTCCTTCGCCGTGACGATGGCGTCGAGTGGTGCGTCCCTCACGCTCGACGACGCGCCGCGGCTCAAGGCCGGCGCGAGCGGCAAGCTCACCTGCTCGGGGAAGTTCGAAGGCGTGGCTGGCGAACGCTGGAGTTGCAAGCGAGGAACCGAGAAGCTCGAGCTGCTTCATCGTCCGTCGAAGGACGAGGCGACGCTGCTCTACAAGTCGGGCAACTCGCCGCGCGAGACGTTCCGATGCACGAAGAGCGGCGATGAGCTGCGATGCAAGACGGCCCAGCGCGCGAGCGGCGGGCTTGCGTCGCCGTTCCCTTCTACGGTCAACGGCGTGACCATTCCCAACGCGCACGCCATCGACGGAGCCTCCTTGCTCATGCGCGGCATGGCGCCCAAGGCGCCGCAGTTCGATGAGCTCGAAGCGGCCGGCGTGAAGGCCGTCTTGATCTTCAAGAACGCGACCGGCAACGGCAGCGACGTCGAAGACGAACAAGCTGAGCTCGCTCGTCGCGGCTTCGATGCGGCGCGCGTTCATCACGTCCCCTTCCGCTGGAAGGAGATCGCGTCCTTCAAGGAAGCGTGTGAACAGACGGTCGACGCGCTCGCATTTCTGAAGAAGCAGGAAGCCGCGCGCAAGAAGACGTTCTTCCATTGCACCGTGGGCGAAGATCGCACCGGCATGCTCGCCGCCATGGCGCGGCTCGTCCGCACCCCAGGCGCTTCGGCGAGCGAGCTCTTTCAAATGGAGATGTGCGAGCGCGGCTACGGCCAAGGCAACCCGCAGAAGCCTTTCACGGTGACGCGTGCCCTCGATGAAGAGCTGACGCCGGTTTATCGGAAGCTCGCGTTCCTCGTGAAGAGCGGCGCCATCACGGCGTCGAACCTCGACACCAGCGCGTGCGCCAACGACCCCGAAGGCACCGCCGCCTTCGACGACGACGAA from Myxococcales bacterium includes these protein-coding regions:
- a CDS encoding tyrosine-protein phosphatase, yielding MPATFTYNMRTASLLLGLLLVGCSGGPSDEGPAESSDEANLETRSFAVTMASSGASLTLDDAPRLKAGASGKLTCSGKFEGVAGERWSCKRGTEKLELLHRPSKDEATLLYKSGNSPRETFRCTKSGDELRCKTAQRASGGLASPFPSTVNGVTIPNAHAIDGASLLMRGMAPKAPQFDELEAAGVKAVLIFKNATGNGSDVEDEQAELARRGFDAARVHHVPFRWKEIASFKEACEQTVDALAFLKKQEAARKKTFFHCTVGEDRTGMLAAMARLVRTPGASASELFQMEMCERGYGQGNPQKPFTVTRALDEELTPVYRKLAFLVKSGAITASNLDTSACANDPEGTAAFDDDEELSPTGFRCGTSTAY
- the secA gene encoding preprotein translocase subunit SecA → MLTWALKKLFGTSHEREIKKLRPRVEAINGFEPVISKLSDAELKAKTAEFKQKLENGATLDDILHEAFAVAREAGKRSLRMRHFDVQLIGGMVLHSGCIAEMRTGEGKTLVATLACYLNALEGRGVHVVTVNDYLARRDAEWMGRLYGFLGLSTGVVVNSQSDGEKRRAYKSDITYGQNNEFGFDYLRDNMKFSALDYAQRELNFAIVDEVDSILIDEARTPLIISGQQEASSHKYQTINEVIPRLRKDEHYTVDEKGHSVALTEEGIESAQKLMGVTNLYDPQNLESLHILNQCLRSHSLYKRDVNYLVTDDGKVLIIDEFTGRVLPGRRWSDGLHQAVEAKENVRIQEETRTMATITFQNLFRLYRKLGGMTGTADTEASEFHSTYKLSVISVPTNKGIGRVDHEDVVYKTEKEKFAALTREILEFHERGQPILVGTTSVEKSTAIAKILTKQGIPHAVLNAKQHEKEAYVVAQAGRKGAITVSTNMAGRGTDIILGGNAEMLAKLEFKEQGRDQDLDPEGYLKTVEKYEERGRAEGEEVKAAGGLHIIGTERHESRRIDNQLRGRAGRQGDPGSSRFYLSLEDDLMRIFAGDKVKSLMERMGMPDDEPIVHPWVTKSIGDAQSKVEARNFDIRKHLLEYDDVMNEQRKTVYRLRQQLLVGRYLPEVVDDEGKPTGELRKIAANDEIRESIKTSVRDMVLFFAETADGAPRPETVEQVKSLRDLDELVQHVYQFWGYKFDPKDGDRAAPQKLYERLHTELAQSLTEQRERLLDLIDAVLSAMVEESCPRNVPPEDWKWAEMRDSFAEYFGEKAPEEIEQLADPADVAHALYKAAHAVLEGKEKDKDKGMGLELLLRVFRMIYLNEIDRSWVEHLTSMEHLRDGIGLRGYGQRDPKQEYKKEGYDLFVNMMLASSSSVITQVFKAQVQRETEVDELERLELERHRAALESVQMRHGSIVDGSPADGDDGSVPPPAMRSRPPQARVSQKPAPKVGRNDPCPCGSGQKFRQCHGAALEPEGGADDATP